GCTCGCAGACACGCGCGCTCGCACTCGTACACGCGGGCGCAACGATGCCGCTGCTGGGATGAGAGCGCAGCCTCCGTCTGATTGGTCAGAAGCGTGGAGTTCAACTCCCATCGCACCACTGCTGAGGaagtgcacgcacacaaacacacacacacacacacacacacacacacacacacacacacacacacacacacacacacacacacacacaggcacaatcACTGTGAACCCCTTTCTGTcgttttcctttgttttggtgttttatGTATTAAGCATCTTTTTAGagctttcaataaaaaaatgactaaaatgatttaaattagCAGCATGAACAGTAACGTATAAGTGTAATCGTGAAAATGACATATTCACATATTGTTTTGGACTGCCAGATATCATTTGAATAGCACGTCACACCAACATAATCCCACACTCTTCACTAACTAACAATTTAATTGTATCCGTCCGACCCCCCCAGCTCCACCCCCCATGAATGATTGTGTAAGTGCTCTTTCAAGGACATTTATATgtagtttaaaataatttactCAACTACCCAAAAGGTGGTTTGCCTTACACAGCagatttcagagagttaaattgactctttGATTAAATTTTAACTCTAAgatggtgtttatattgtctccatcttgtcagtgttaaatccaCACAAAACTCAGAATAagtgttaaaaataaatctgctcaaTGTTAAATAGACTGTGCGTTAAACCCACCACCCAGAAGTGTGACACTGTAcggttacatttcaaacctatcaaagagttaatttaactctagTGTCACGAGTGAATCtgatcagtgttaaatacaaaataaatacactctGTAGAGTTAAAAACCCAAGTccttgacactggataatgactccagctcctTCGTATATGACTCTATAACATTATTTTAACTTTTGCTGCGTCTAAAACATGACACCAAATGATCAGACACTTTTTGCCTTTATTGCACACAGAAAAAGCCCCCGGCCCTATAAATTGCATATATCGTTTTTCATATCACACAATCCCACAAGGTCAGAAGACTTGAGAGAATATCATACGTGCCATCTCAAGGGAAAAGGTTTAGGTACAAAGAAAGCAATATCACGATGTCAACAGCACACTTACATGGAGCTgcatttgttatatatattcataGTGGAATTGTCATTATTCAGAACACCTAGATAAAGATTTGTGAGCATATAAAAACAGAAGTACAGGACAACCTTTTTCACCCCAAAAAACCCAATTAACACTAATCAATCAAATCTGCAATCCCATGTAGTTTATCTCCGGCTCGGGAGAAACTCAGCGCCGCCATTTACCTGTGGAACAAAACaatatcattattatattacctgtttaaggaaaataaaagaatacatGTAATCATTCATTGATGAACTATTTCAATAGATGTTTTCTTGCTCTACCTCTGGCGATCTCAAAGCAGTTTTCACAGTGCACCATGCGTTTGTAGATCCACATGCTGTCGCCGGCTTTCATGTTACCCAGCGTGCTGCTACACACCTCGCACtgcgcaaacacaaacacacactcactcacacggcGGAAGAGATGACCAACACAACACGCTTCCTGGTGACACCCTGTCGTCAGTCTATTCAAGAACCCTACTTTCCATGTCGTGCAGATGTCTTACTCCACCTTCCTGTACTCCACTTTACTGCATTTATCTGACAGCCACGTAGGAGTTTCCAATATGGCTGATTGGGCCTCTAGTCAGGTGGAAATTAGGTGGAAGAATACAGGGAATTACCCCAAACTTCCCCTTTAATAAGGCGTGTACAGGGCTACTTTTATTTGCtacttttatttcttcaaacaCTGATTGTTGCAGACTTTCATGGAATGAGAAACTAAAGTAATCTGCTCACCTTAAAGCAGGAAGCGTGACAGTTGATTTTCATGTCATCCAGGACCATCTTGGCATCCCCGTTGAAGGGCCGACGGCAGGAAGTGCACAAGTCTTTTTCAAGCACCGCCCTGCAGGGGACAtgaagaaaaacagcatttatcATAAGTGCATTTTTTACATTGGAAACAGGAGTTTTGGCAGAAACAAGACTGAGCACATGCTCCATCCTATATTGACTAAAAGCTCTACTAATAAGCCTTTTCCCTTCAGTGGCACCAGCAGGTTCATATTTCTGGCTTTTAGGGAAATGTCATGACAACTATTAGGCGGATTGGCACAGAATGCAGCACAAACATTCATGTTTGGGAGATGAGGAACCCTAAAGTGTATATACTGATTGCCATGAAGTGTGGATGAATTACAAAACTCTGGTGCTCCTTTTGACTTGTTATCTACCACCACTGTCGTGTCAAAAATTCCAATTGTGCGATACTTTGGATTATGACCAATTACTTTAGAACAAATTCTCATTTCGAGTAGTGAGCCGGGTTAACATTTGACCTTTGTGAGAGCTGTTCCTACCTCTCAGGAGCTGCGTACACACTCTTCGTGGAGGATGAGTATATTTGATCAGAATCATCCGACCTGCTGTGAGAGTTAAACAGATACCAGTTTGAGGCAGAGTCCTGCTTTACTTGCACGCGTTTTGGAACCCAGTGGGGTTTCGTGTGGAGGAATACCTGCCGCTCCGGTAGGACGTCGAGGTGTAGGAGGACGGACTTGTGATGCTGCTGTACTCGTAACTGCACAAAGACATAATGACCCACGTAAGACGGGACATTCTGACTGTTTCTTACTCACGGTACAGTAAGAGAGGTTTTCGGGGGGCTCGTGTGGGAGCGCGGCGGGCTCTGCTTCTACCTGGACTCGGGTCTGGAGTAAGAGTAGCTGCTGTAGTCGTCACTGCGCGTGCAAACACAGAGCAGAGACACGTTTCAATGTGGCGGGACAGACaacgtgcgtgtgtttgagtgtgagaGATGTCGACCGCAGCAGGACTGCTCACCTGGgggtggtgctgatggtgtaGGATGTGGTGCGGGTGGAGGGAAGATCTTCAGTGTACGAGCTGTAGCTGTCGATCAATGAAGCAGGATTGAGTTGTTTATGGTAAATTAGACATTACATTGTAACCATCGACAACCATCAGCCTCAGCGGTACTttatgttttcacttcattagcacaaaaaaaaatctgttgttAGTTCAAATAAGAAATTACTAATATTTTGGGTGTTATGTGTCTACATTTAACAATCTGCCATTCCCACATAATCTAGAGTGGATTACAGGTCATATTGTGGCATTTCTCTGTAAATAGACAATATTCTTCAGTTGGCGTCTGGTCCTTTCTGAGCAGTCAGCATATTTACCTGGTGGTTCTGGTGGAGGTCGGCGATGACAGACTTGGGCTTTTATCCCTAAATGACCGAAAAAGACAACGTCAGCAGAAATTGGTAACAACATTGAAAAGAACCAATATGCAATCCGGGCTTCTGAAATGCAGCTCTCACCCTCGGCTGCTCTCCACCGTGATGACCTCTCTCTTCgtggtgatgctgctgctgctgctgctgctgctgctgctgagagaatgACGACGCGgtcattttaaatgatatttCAATGCTTGTGTGTTGTGAGAAATATGGTTTGCTGAGACGTGTCACCTGAGAGAAGACGGCGGGTCAGATACATCCGTGATGGATCGAGGCAGGAGGGTGCCGTACAAGTCATCCTCAGGCCTGCAAAGCAACACTATTATAAATACACGGCGATCATGAGTGCATAACGTATTTGATCAAAGTATATATGCCGGTGAAGGTTTATCTTACTTAGAGGAAATCGTTGTTGTGGTTGTAGTTTTAGTGCTATTTCTGAAAAGACAAGACCaaggtcattttcatttttatcttaGTGTCAGAGtcgcagtttaaaaaaagttttccccTCAGCAACTCAACCATCAGTATACTCAGAAATATACCACATGTATGATTCATTTTCTAGGCTTGAGGAATGAAAGAATCACCTCTCTGTGGACGAGTAAACTTCCTTGCCAGAAGACGGGACGAGTGTTGTAAGAGGTTTGTCCTTGGCGCTGCACAGAAACACAGGTGAGACAATAGCCATGTCCAGGTTAAAGTGTCCTGAATGAGAAAGGGGTGCAGGAGGGGATTCGtcggcacacacacagcctccctccatTGGACCCACTACGGGAAGAAACTCACGCAGGGCTGCTTTTCACCGTCACGCTCTCAGACGTAAAGACGCttgttttactgtaaaaaagaaaacataccgTATTACAGAATATAATTCTGACCCCGCGGTGTGATGACGAACGTTTTGGACTGAAGGAGAGTGTCACCTGTCCGTGGGCGAGGAACTGTTCTTGATCGCCGAGGGGATGAGAGTGTCATAAAGTTTGTTCTCAGCGCTGCACAGAAATACGGGGGAGATTGGAAGTGATGCATAGAGACAAGTTGTATTGCGTATTTCTTATTACTGTCAGAGATCTGCACATGTCTCACTCGTTACTGCTGGAAACAGACGTCTCGGGCTCTTTGGTGGTCCTGGTAGGTGAGTAGCTTGTGTACAGTGACCTGTGGGAAGGGACATTCAACTCAGTTTATACAAGCATTTACTCAAGTAATGTAGTTAGTTAGGCACAATTTTGAAATAGAGATTTAGAGATGCGTGTTTGCGGATTTAGTGTTATAAAACACAATGATTTGTTGAATATTGAACCAGCGTTTCACAGCATTCGTGTTGTTTTATATGTTCAATGCAGAGCTCTGTAATGAAGTCTTTCTGAtgtcatgtatgtatgtatgttaccCTTTGCTTGAAGACTTGACGCGGTCAGTGAACTTCGTGGTGGGACTTTGAACCGCTTGGACACTGCAAGAAAACACGTGGGTCAGTTTGGGACCAAATTGGGAGTTGCCGGGGCAGAAAGGGTGACGTAGCTGTGTTGTTATCAAAATGTACCTCTTGGTAGTAGGTGTAGTCGGGCTGGAAGGGAGGGCGCTGCTACTGGAGGAGAAGCTGTACTTAGCCACAGTTACTGCTTAAAGTTACTCACTCTTGACTAAAATGTTTTATGAGGAAAAGAACTGAAATAAATAGTGTACCGACCCGCTCCTCAGCTCATCCTGACTTCCACTGAATCTGCAATGACAGAAATCAAAATCAAACCGCtaaataaaaactgtttttcaaatacaaaaacatacatttctgcAGTAAAAAGGCACCAGAATATTTATTAAAACCGTACCTCTTGGTGAGAGCCTGCACAGATGTTGACCTCTTCGTGGTTACGGTGGTTTTTACTTCTCCTCCATCCGGACTGTGatcagaaaacaaaaatgaagaaTTAACAACTCATTTGCCACAGTTAATAATAGTTTACCAGCATTTTGGCATTGGACTAATAACAAAAAGATGCTGTAGGGGTTCTAGGAGATGGAATATCTGTCTTACCCAACAGTGGTTTCGCTGCGTTGGCTCAGAACAGATCTGCCAAAGTTTGGGTCtcggctggaggaggaaaaagattcAGATGAATTCACTCACAGAAGAAGACTCGGCACCCTTTTGCATGTGATTATGTCTGCGTGACTCACTCGATGTCCTCTTCCTCATCGTCTGCTTTTTTGATCCAGCTGCCGTCCttcaggagagaggaggacttTCCTGCAAACACGAGAGTCGAGCCTCAACCATACGACGCTACTTGTTTTTGAATCACTTTGCAGCtattcttcttttgtttgttgctaAGGTGCTAAAAAAGTTTCATTCATGAGACTCCCCGACACTGTTgcacatatttacatatttatattctaTTTGTCACATGGTCAAAGTACAGGTACATTCAGCGTGGCATACTCTAAGAAATACTGATAAATGAtagtttttggaaaaaaaggggCACTAGGAATTTGAGCTAAAATGGATAAAATCCAAAAATGAGCATCATGTAACAAACAACCGTTGCGTATTTCATGTAGTTGCAACCTccccaattttatttttttttatttcaactcaCCATTTGAAAACCTGCTCATTTTGTAGCTTCACCTGTAGGTGTGAGAGAACAAAGAGGGACTTGATCACAGAATGAAGGCGCACAGCGCATGCATCCACTAGGTGGTACTGCGGCCCGGGACGCGTCACGCTGGCTCCAACACTGTATCTGTCAAAGGTATCAACTAAAGTTCTGCTCAACCCCAGACTCACTGACTAAGCCCTTAAACTGGTTTGTCCTGATTTGTACCCACATGAAGACTCGCCTTCTCCAAACACTGCATTGTCAGCAAAACAGAGGGGCCAACCCCTGATTGATATGATCAATAATAAAGATTTAGCCCTTTTGACTACATAACAGCGCTGGGACGAACACTTCTATGTTAATGCAGCCCTTTCGCAAACATCGACGGAAGCTGTGACTTTAAatccattgtgtgtctgttctcAGTGGCATAATCTAGTGTGCGATAATTGCTGTTACTCCCCATGTTATTCTGGTTTGGGTGAAACTGTTTGACTGGTCCACGACACGTACGCCAAGGAGTTTGGACGGATCTTTCCCAGGACTTTTTCCTATCTTTAGTAGAGAGATTACTACAATTTATTGAGTGTAATCTCCGAGTGTCTTCCCTTTAGTGAGCCTCGTAAAAGTGGAAGATTTACAGCTTTAACTCTTGAACATCACACAGTAATGATCCCGAATGTCATTTCCAGTAACACAATGCTTCTGATATCATGACTCAACCAGCGTCCGAGGTGAAACACTTGTAAAGCAATAAGAGTTGACAGCACGCTCGcacatgaatgtgtttgttataTCCTTAACATCAAAACCACAAGCATTTCATTCCTCAAAGTCACtcaaaaagtaagtaagtaaaaagtAAACCCCTTTAAGAATATTTATCCAGGACTATTGCACCTTTGACTCAAAGAGCCCCGGGCTCCTTTCTAAGCCCTTAAAACCACTATCTGAAATGTCagcacacaaatatttacatgtaAACTGTAAAGTGAGAGTATTCGGAAAGCTACAGGGTACGTACCTGCAAATGGAACGACGTGAAACTCTGACAACAGCGCGGCTCTTTAACACCTGCCTGCTACTCGCGTTTGCTTTTaacctgaagggaggagattcCGCGGCCACCCACGGGTGTGGCATTAGGCAACAATCCAGAAATGATCTCTCCAACTCTAACTCGAGAATTCTCTCTTTCATTCATGGCTTGGGTTGTAAGTGGAATTGGGTGGGGTGCTGACAGACCTGCCATACAACTCAGGTACCACGAAGCAGAACTGCAATGTGGGTGTGGGAGCGTCTCTGACCTTCTGGAGCTTCAAAATGAATGGAATTTGCTTTAGTCTCCTGTTTGAAAgagtttatatttttatatttcctgTGACATAATACCAGCAGCGCTGTAATTATCTATATtatctgtatatgtatatatacatattgatCTGTGGTTGACATATATGACTGACCTGCCTCAAGAATAAAAAAGGCCTCCTCTGCAGGTCTTACCTGCATCATTTATAAATATAACCGTTTAACACAACCCCTGGCTGAACTTCACACATGTATGCACATAAAAGTACTgtaagaaaggggggggggatctacTTGGTTTTCAAGCACATGTTCAAGTTATCGGTCTCTTAGGTCTGATGACTGAACTACTAACGCCATCCAAGTCCGGCACAAAGGTGACAGGGTGTCTACTGACGCCTGAGTGAGCCTCACCACAAACTCTCTAACTGAACCTTCCACCAAGTAGCAtccaacattacattacaatttgATTAAGCCAATTCAAAGGCAGGACTAAGTCAATTgcttcatgactgttaagggtTATTCAGAGTTGCTTTAAGGCTGACGGCTCCAAAGTCATCAGGAGTCCTCGAAAAAGGTGTAAGCGAGGATACCATTTCAACGGTGAATGTCATGCTGTCTGTGATGGCGAGTGCCTCTGTGGGGTGTGCCGTGTCTTGAATGATTAAAGGTTTGAACTGTGCATAGCAGGCAGGGGTGGGACAGCGCAACACTGACGTGCACCCCTCCTAGTTATGACCGCTGCAGGAGAGGAATGCAGACTATCCGCACGGATCAGACTGCAACGCAAGTTTAATGGAGGGAAGGATCTGTATTGACAATGCTGAGTAAATAGCAAGTTAGAAAGAACTCACTATACAGTGAACCGTGCTCACTTCGGTCTAACAATACACTGATTTAAGACTTAGAAATGAACGTTCAGTCGCAAATGAACCGATGTAAAACTGAAATGTTGTCATTTTGGTATTGTTATCATTAAAAAGCCCTAGATTGAATCCCTGCATTCAACTATAAACCATCCTTTGGATGCATAAACGAAAGTGGAGTCTGGCACTTGGTGGCACTAGAACTGCAATGATGGAAATGGCCATGTTGGTTGTGCAACTCTAAAATAGATGAGTCTCACAAGTTGACCAAGGTAATAAAGACCCTGATCATCTTACAGTCAGTTGGTCAAAGGAGCAGAAACGAGTGCAAACTGATCCATTGTGGTGAATATGGGAAGATCAAGATGTAACCCCAAAGAAAAGATGCATCTGCAAATAGTCGTCATCATCAGTCACATGCTTCTGAACTGTATTACAGTCAGTTGTGTTGCGTCAGGACAGTGGCACAGTTTCACATCCTTCCAACCACCCGCctagattttcttttatttcccgCCTCACTGGCCTGATGCGTGAAACTGGGCTCCATCTCTACTGGTTCAGCTCATGCATGTGACACTCCTGCATGGTCTATAGCATCATCTCGGCCTAGAACCCCCCCATTCCCCCACTTGTTAGAGAGTCGAGATCACCAGGCAGCGCTCTGTCAGGCTTCACAATTTACTGCCAAATCTTATTTATTATGTTCGAAAGGAGGGCCCACAAATAACACACGCTGCTTTTCACTTCCAATATTTCAAACAGAAATCCTAATGTATTTATCCCTAAGTTTGATTGCAGGTCAGAGGAGCCGGTTGTCATGACGGATACATGCCGGCCCTCTGATACTGCGCAGGATAATGTCCCAGTGCTTCCAGGGTTGCTATGGGGGGGAGACAGTAGACCGACCCCTCGCTTGTCATTGGGCTGCTGCGCTGCCTGGCAGCCAATAAAGCAGCACGAGAGTCTCTGTAAATCTCTTTCTCCATTTCCCTCTACCTGCCTCTCTCCCAGTGTTATGCCTGCACATGCACGCGTACATACGTCTATACCACCAGAAAAAGGTGAAGAGGTTCAATTAAACGTAGACATTACAGACATTCACTATAGCATTTTTTGAAACCATCGATTTAGATCATATTAAATCTCCTCCAAAAAtgatctaaaagaaaaaattggGAAGAACGACAATGGACAGACGTGCACCAGATGTTGTGTGTAGCCTTCGGACTGGTCCAACATGACACTATTACAGTATCAGGATGACATGGGACAGGTATAcctgttttctgtgtttacatttgcaTTGTGTTAAGCCTTTACTGCCATACTGGGTGTGAAACCAGTTTCTCCCAGTTTTCCCCTTTGCAGTGTCCTGTCAGACGGTAAACTAGGCGGGTAGGACTTTAGGCAAAGTGTGCATGTTTTACTCACGAGGCCCTTCTGCATTCCCATGTAGTTTTTAGGCGTAGATAAAAAAACACCTTGCATCTTCTACCAAGTGTGAGTCACACCGTGCAGGCTAGCATCACCGAAGAAGCGTACCACTAAGATTTAATAAAAGATTGAATAAAAGACATCTGCAGCCTTTGTGCAAACCAATGACTTCTTCTTTAGGAGGCTGTGTGAGATCAAATGGCACCATTTGCAGTTACACGGTGCTCACTGGAGAGGGAACCGTGTACACGGTTCCAGCTTATATGTATTATGAAACAGTTTTGTTGCATGATAAAAGCAGAGGGGAACGTGTGAGCTGtctgaacaaaaaacaacactgctGTCAAAGGTCAAACCTGAGGTTATTTTGCAGAGAACGTGCAATTGAATTGGTTTCAAAAGTATCACGTGTGCCAAATTAAGATCGAACTGGTGCATCTGCAAATGAAACAGTTCCAAACGGTGCGATGCGTCTCGCATGGAACATGCACATGCAGGGGGAGGTGTGTTATTGAACAAACCGGAGATGGCATCGCCCGGCTTTATTCGTATGAGCGTTTCCCGGCATGCTAGCGACGCAGCGCTCcgccgggaggggaggggtgatggagcTAAGATGGCAGCCCAACTGAGGGTGCTGCCTCTCCGGGGTCAAGAAAACACTCAAGGAACTCATCGGATCCGATCACGACGAGGCGCTTTGGGGAAATAAACGCGTtcctgcacatttttttttttttgcaaaggaaAATGTTGTGGCTTGCGAAGATCCGGAGACGAGGACCGCGTTGACGCCGTTGGCTGCGATCGGAAGACCGAACGCGGTAGTTGTGCCTCCAGATCGGCTTCACTTTGCTCTTATAACCGTGGACCGCGAGCGGTGATCGTTGTATTTCCACAACTCGGAACGGACAGACGATGTGACGCGTGGGGGATTTAATGACGTTTGGATCTCATCGGTCGGCTGGATATCATCTAACTGCGGTGTCTTTTGTGTGATATATGCATTGTTCCCACAAACGATGATGTGTGCTGCTGCGGCAGCGGCCGCCGGTGGGGGGCTTCTGCCTTCCTCCTCGCCGTCGATGGGGTTGGGTGTCAGGGTCATTTCTGGAGCAGGAGCCGAGTTCTCCACCATCGGTTCGGGAATGGGTTCATGCCCGACAACCGGAGCCCAGTCGGATTGTCGGACTCGGTACCAGCTTTTACTCTCAGGACGAGCCCTGGCCGAAAGGTACAGGCGGATCTACACAACCGCCATCAACGATAAAGAGCAAGGGGCAACTCCGGGAAGGTGAGTGGCTCACGAGGAGACGCGCACACGTCGCAGAGGCTCGTCTGTCATTTGTTGGGCTAACGGGGCTAACGTAAGCTAACGGCAACCCTCGCTTAGCGACACGCCGGTTGACTTACGCCTTAAATGAACAGATACACGTACACATATATGGTTCTCGTGCTTGTAGGACCTTTGCCACGCTAGTCCACGTTTTATCTACGTTGAAGGTGCCGAGAGCTAAGTTACATCATTTGGGTGCATCCTCTTCatcgggggggggcagcttgctAAGTAGCATTTGACTTCCTTAGCTTATCGcagcaagctaagctaacgctggTTCACCCTCGCCCGAGTTGTTTGGGGGGCTTTTGGACGTCGTGTGATGTTACAGATAGAAACATTGCCACCGGAATAATAACGTTCATACTTCGGCCGTTACGACACGAAGAAATGCACCATCGGCACCATCCAAAACAAGCCGAACGGCTAACTGTCAAACACCGtccaacgttagctaacgttcaCTAACCGAGGCGCTGCTCGTGGTAGCTGATAACCTACTTCAATTTGTTCCTGAAAAAATTAAATAGGAACTCCCTGCGTTGGCACCATATTTCACGTTACttcaaaatgtaatattatttgCTTTGAATgggctgtttgtgtgcatctAGGCCCATCGGCGTCACTGTTTCGACTGCTGGCTACAGACGTTGAGGCAGCATCAGTCCTCCTCTAAACGGAAACCCGCCGACTCGTCGTTTTTAAGAGAACCTGGATGACCTAACCTCTAATAACGTTATATGAAAtcttttattgaacacaagGCGTTGTTATGACACACGACAGCGTTCCCCATCGTAGCCCGATGGCGAGGATGTGTCGGGAGGGGGACGAACGGGTTCGCTCTACAGTTACGTCATCCTGTCTGTCAGGTCGTAGACCACAGCAGCTCGTTGCAGCATCCGACGGAGGCTCTCCACCCCTCCCCGGAGCGATGGCGTTAAGCTTGGGTCAATGCGCTGCTCAAGGGTCTACCGTCATCCCGTCGTTAGAACCAGGTGGTTCAACCTATTCATGATGTTATTTTGAACTACCATCTTTCTTCACGTATCTGGTAGTGAAATATGATGGAGCAGACTGGACTCTGAGCTCTACAGGAGGGGCCTGCTGGTATTTAGCTATATACaagtatataatatatgtatttagTATTATAATCATCAGATGGGCTTGTCCGTCAGCCTTACTTGGTATATTGTTTAAGTAAGTAGTAAGCCAGGATATCAGTTTGCCCTATTGGCTGAAGAACCTGATGCTACATTGACAAGCTATTAGAAATCAATATTCGGTTTAACTCTGGAGTAATTGAATTCAGCTATACATCTTCTTTTTATACTCCAGCCACGACAAAACTACCGTTGCGGATTAatagtgagccccccccccacgactcctccccccacccattTAATCTTTTTAAGTAAGCACTGTAAATTGCTTTTCTGTATTTAGTAGAGTCTAGTAATGATGATTACTAATTCATGCACTGCCTCTCCTTTTTCagtagttgtgtttttgttccctggCACATGTCATTGTCAGCTTTATTTCAAAGTGAAATGAATTATGCAAAGCCAATTTAAAACCCAATGAAGATTGTTTTAAAAGCACCATCAATTTCCTACAGAAACAAGCTTCTATTTGCTTTGGGTGTTTTTCAGTGGAGTAACACTGAATGTAATGACACATGCTAGACACGGGGGTATTCTGCTCTTTTGAAGGGCACACACACTTTGCCCGGTGCACAAAATGTAAACCGACAGTGAGATTTTACCAGCTATTCTAAACAAATGAACTGCAACACTTGTTAAAGACAAGGAGCTTTACCTTCCATTCTCCTCACATCATCGTAGTTAAAGTAAAGCATGTGATACAGAAAATATACTTGAGTGCAGCAGTTACCTGCGGCCACAGTATGTTTTGAAATACTGAGCCATCACTGTCTACTTTCAGGGGAAAGAAGGCTTTGAGTAAGAAGAAACTGAAAAGGCGACAGAAGGTCAAGTCAAAAGTCAAATCAAGAACAAAGGTAAGAAATGCACGATTGTCCAACTCATTTTCTTGTTCTTTCGCGTATTGTGCCTATTGCTGTATTTATATTTGGATATTATTAATGCATCCATTTGTTAAGTGTTGTAAAGTCAAGACTACTTTGTAGAATGGCTGTTTTTTAAAACCATTAACCCAAACTATTAACGCccctcaaagaaaacacaataccATTG
The window above is part of the Gasterosteus aculeatus chromosome 16, fGasAcu3.hap1.1, whole genome shotgun sequence genome. Proteins encoded here:
- the scel gene encoding sciellin isoform X7, which produces MSRFSNGKSSSLLKDGSWIKKADDEEEDIDRDPNFGRSVLSQRSETTVGPDGGEVKTTVTTKRSTSVQALTKRFSGSQDELRSGSALPSSPTTPTTKSVQAVQSPTTKFTDRVKSSSKGSLYTSYSPTRTTKEPETSVSSSNDAENKLYDTLIPSAIKNSSSPTDSKTSVFTSESVTVKSSPAAKDKPLTTLVPSSGKEVYSSTERNSTKTTTTTTISSKPEDDLYGTLLPRSITDVSDPPSSLSSSSSSSSITTKREVITVESSRGDKSPSLSSPTSTRTTSYSSYTEDLPSTRTTSYTISTTPSDDYSSYSYSRPESSYEYSSITSPSSYTSTSYRSGSRSDDSDQIYSSSTKSVYAAPERAVLEKDLCTSCRRPFNGDAKMVLDDMKINCHASCFKCEVCSSTLGNMKAGDSMWIYKRMVHCENCFEIARGKWRR
- the scel gene encoding sciellin isoform X6 encodes the protein MSRFSNGKSSSLLKDGSWIKKADDEEEDIDRDPNFGRSVLSQRSETTVGPDGGEVKTTVTTKRSTSVQALTKRFSGSQDELRSGSSALPSSPTTPTTKSVQAVQSPTTKFTDRVKSSSKGSLYTSYSPTRTTKEPETSVSSSNDAENKLYDTLIPSAIKNSSSPTDSKTSVFTSESVTVKSSPAAKDKPLTTLVPSSGKEVYSSTERNSTKTTTTTTISSKPEDDLYGTLLPRSITDVSDPPSSLSSSSSSSSITTKREVITVESSRGDKSPSLSSPTSTRTTSYSSYTEDLPSTRTTSYTISTTPSDDYSSYSYSRPESSYEYSSITSPSSYTSTSYRSGSRSDDSDQIYSSSTKSVYAAPERAVLEKDLCTSCRRPFNGDAKMVLDDMKINCHASCFKCEVCSSTLGNMKAGDSMWIYKRMVHCENCFEIARGKWRR
- the scel gene encoding sciellin isoform X10, with amino-acid sequence MSRFSNGKSSSLLKDGSWIKKADDEEEDIDRDPNFGRSVLSQRSETTVGPDGGEVKTTVTTKRSTSVQALTKRFSGSQDELRSGSSALPSSPTTPTTKSVQAVQSPTTKFTDRVKSSSKGSLYTSYSPTRTTKEPETSVSSSNDAENKLYDTLIPSAIKNSSSPTDSKTSVFTSESVTVKSSPAAKDKPLTTLVPSSGKEVYSSTERNSTKTTTTTTISSKPEDDLYGTLLPRSITDVSDPPSSLSSSSSSITTKREVITVESSRGDKSPSLSSPTSTRTTSYSSYTEDLPSTRTTSYTISTTPSDDYSSYSYSRPESSYEYSSITSPSSYTSTSYRSGSRSDDSDQIYSSSTKSVYAAPERAVLEKDLCTSCRRPFNGDAKMVLDDMKINCHASCFKCEVCSSTLGNMKAGDSMWIYKRMVHCENCFEIARGKWRR
- the scel gene encoding sciellin isoform X4; this encodes MSRFSNGKSSSLLKDGSWIKKADDEEEDIDRDPNFGRSVLSQRSETTVGPDGGEVKTTVTTKRSTSVQALTKRFSGSQDELRSGSSALPSSPTTPTTKSVQAVQSPTTKFTDRVKSSSKGSLYTSYSPTRTTKEPETSVSSSNDAENKLYDTLIPSAIKNSSSPTDSKTSVFTSESVTVKSSPAAKDKPLTTLVPSSGKEVYSSTERNSTKTTTTTTISSKPEDDLYGTLLPRSITDVSDPPSSLSSSSSSSSSITTKREVITVESSRGDKSPSLSSPTSTRTTSYSSYTEDLPSTRTTSYTISTTPSDDYSSYSYSRPESSYEYSSITSPSSYTSTSYRSGSRSDDSDQIYSSSTKSVYAAPERAVLEKDLCTSCRRPFNGDAKMVLDDMKINCHASCFKCEVCSSTLGNMKAGDSMWIYKRMVHCENCFEIARGKWRR
- the scel gene encoding sciellin isoform X2, with product MSRFSNGKSSSLLKDGSWIKKADDEEEDIDRDPNFGRSVLSQRSETTVGPDGGEVKTTVTTKRSTSVQALTKRFSGSQDELRSGSSALPSSPTTPTTKSVQAVQSPTTKFTDRVKSSSKGSLYTSYSPTRTTKEPETSVSSSNDAENKLYDTLIPSAIKNSSSPTDSKTSVFTSESVTVKSSPAAKDKPLTTLVPSSGKEVYSSTERNSTKTTTTTTISSKPEDDLYGTLLPRSITDVSDPPSSLSSSSSSSSSSITTKREVITVESSRGDKSPSLSSPTSTRTTSYSSYTEDLPSTRTTSYTISTTPSDDYSSYSYSRPESSYEYSSITSPSSYTSTSYRSGSRSDDSDQIYSSSTKSVYAAPERAVLEKDLCTSCRRPFNGDAKMVLDDMKINCHASCFKCEVCSSTLGNMKAGDSMWIYKRMVHCENCFEIARGKWRR